The genome window TTGCAACCCATAGGACCCGTCCCTTAAGATTCCTGATatgtctctcactctctctctctctctctctctctctcaaagccACCACCCAAAATCCTCAAAGCAAACTTCTGCATCTGATAAATTCATCCCTCGAATTACTGTTCAGTCATTCTGCTGTTTTATGTCAACCCACATTTCAATTAAAAGAACCCCCACTCTAAgcaaagaggaaaaagagaaaTATTTGTCTTCTATAAAGATAATTCcactgaagaaaagaagaaaaaataggaaaaaaagaacctttttgaaatatatatatttttatttactttAAATATCTACCGTGTCATAAGCAATAAAAGTTTGCTAACTGAAATTGACTCCCTCGTTTTCTTCCTATAAATATGAGATCTTTTAAATTTAAACATAATAAATTTACCATATTTCGGACTGAGTTATTTCTTATTCAAGACTTTGACATTCATATCCAATAATTCATAACATAAGCTATCTTTTTcacaaataaattaaatattattttactaagAAATTCATCTCATCAAGGACTTCTCAAATCATCCAAAGTTACTTACAATTAATTGCACTCATGTTAACTTTACTATCCATGGATTTACTAGAATCATTCTCTAGTCTTGTTAAACACTCCATTGattccacatatatatatatatatatatatctcgcttCTCCTTCCGATAACCTCCGAAGTACTGTGCATCCCTACAGCTCTCAGTACTCTGATCTCTCCACATCCATCTGAATCTTCACCTTCTTCTCACAATCTCTTGCTTTCCCTATCACCATGTCCTCGTGCTGGTGATCCCCTCAACCTGCGACGAAAAAGGCCTGCAAATGCAAACACCATGTCCTTCTTCCATCATGGCTTCATGTTGCAGATGCAAACACCCCATGAAGAAGAACACCAACTCCTCACACCTTCCCCATGCACCAATCTCCAAGACCTCAGAGGTGAGTCGCGCGTTCGCCATGACACCCATCCCCAAGTCCTCCGAATGGAACTGACGCtctcggtggtggtggtggtggtgttggatGCAGGTACGGCTTCGATGGTGGGGAAGAGATCTGTGTCCTTCTCCGGGATGGACACCTGCAGAGAGATGAGCGCCGAGGAGGACCTGTCGGATGATGGATCGCAAGcaggggagaagaagaggaggctcACCGTGGAGCAGGTGAGGACACTGGAGAAGAACTTCGAGCTGGGGAACAAGCTGGAGCCCGAGAGGAAGATGCAGCTGGCCAGAGCGCTGGGGATGCAGCCGAGGCAGGTGGCCATTTGGTTCCAGAACAGAAGGGCGAGGTGGAAGACGAAGCAACTGGAGAAGGATTATGATGTGCTCAAGAGGCATTTTGAGGTCATCAAATCTGAGAACGAAGCTCTCAAAGCCCACAACAATCAACTCCAAGCTGAGGTACTGATGAATTCTCATCATGTCTCCGATTTATCTGAAGCTTATGAACATATAATTGCATCTTGGGGAAAAAGGAGCCATGTTTACTTGTCATCATTGCTGCATGCATGGCTCTTGGTCTATTGAGAAAGATATCTTTGCAGATTGGACATGTACTTGCAGGGCTTTTGGGTTGATGATAGCTAATTGGAACTCACGGGAACAATTTTAAGATATCCACCTTTCTAAAGCACAATCTTTCTGCAAGTGACATATTCATTGCATTAATTATAAAAGAAGCCATCACTCCTTCAGCACTGTGTGTTCTATGACCTGAACCAGCTTGAATGTGAGTTGCAGATCATGGCTCTTAAAGGCAGAGAACCATCAGATCTCATCAACCTTAACAAAGATACTGAAGGATCTTGCAGCAACAGAAGTGAGAACAGTTCTGAGATCAACTTAGATATCTCGAGGCAATCAGTCGATAAGAGCCCACTGCACCCTCACCAAAGCTCTAATTTCTTCCAGCCAGTTAGGCCGGGAGACATGGACCATATCTTCCAAAGCTCCTCGAGGCCAGAAACACAGTGCCCCAAGCTTGAGAATGGTGGACATGAGGGCACCTTAAGCAACCTGTTGTGCAGCATGGAAGATCAATCTGCTTTCTGGTCATGGTCAGACCACCACAGCTTTCATTGAGGAAGAATGCCATCAGCACAATCTGTTTGATCAATGTCATTGGTGAAGCATGAAGAACTCTTTTTGAATTGTGAAAGATCGTTccgcatcagcagcagcagctggaTGAAGCTGGTTAGTAGACCCTTCTTGGGAATTATTGTGCTAAGAACAATCCTGCTGAGAGTTAAAATTGAGTGAGGTTGATGAAGGAATTGGTAAAAGGAATAAAAGTGTCTATTACTGGATATTCCAAATTgcatcatatatattattttctagCTTGCAGTGATTATTGCAGGGttctatatgtacatatgtatataaccaACAAATGCACATGCTAACATGGATGATGCAGCAGAATTCAAATATCAAAGGGATTACACAACAAAAAACATGATGTAATGAGCTGTTCTGACATTGATTGGAGAAAAAAAGGAACAATCTCTTTGAACTATGTGAAGCAAATGTAACTCTTTTTAAGTAGTGACTTCCACATGTTATCCCATTATCATTGTATGCCTCACTCTCTTGAAATGTGTGTTGCACAGTACTTTGTTCTTTAAATAAGACCAAGAAAATGAGGAAGAAGAGGATAAGGTGATGGCATAAAAGAGGTACATAAATGTGATGGCAGGGGAAGAACATGAGAAAGGAAACAAGATATTTTGGAGAATGTCTTTGATTTTGGTAGTAACAACCTGCTGCTAACAAAGGCTAGTCAAAATAGCATGCATGATTCATACAATTGCCTGGTCaagcaagtttagaatctatacagTTATATACTGTGATAGAATTCAAATCATGTCCACAAAATTATTGCATTTTCCTGAATTACTATGCTGGCAAAGTGTTACATCCTTTATACTAACAGAGTATTAATTCTCACCTATCAACAACACAATCAATAATTAATTGTCcttaatattaaatgttttaataaacT of Musa acuminata AAA Group cultivar baxijiao chromosome BXJ1-7, Cavendish_Baxijiao_AAA, whole genome shotgun sequence contains these proteins:
- the LOC135678654 gene encoding homeobox-leucine zipper protein ATHB-13-like isoform X2, with amino-acid sequence MSFFHHGFMLQMQTPHEEEHQLLTPSPCTNLQDLRGTASMVGKRSVSFSGMDTCREMSAEEDLSDDGSQAGEKKRRLTVEQVRTLEKNFELGNKLEPERKMQLARALGMQPRQVAIWFQNRRARWKTKQLEKDYDVLKRHFEVIKSENEALKAHNNQLQAEIMALKGREPSDLINLNKDTEGSCSNRSENSSEINLDISRQSVDKSPLHPHQSSNFFQPVRPGDMDHIFQSSSRPETQCPKLENGGHEGTLSNLLCSMEDQSAFWSWSDHHSFH
- the LOC135678654 gene encoding homeobox-leucine zipper protein ATHB-13-like isoform X1: MSFFHHGFMLQMQTPHEEEHQLLTPSPCTNLQDLRGESRVRHDTHPQVLRMELTLSVVVVVVLDAGTASMVGKRSVSFSGMDTCREMSAEEDLSDDGSQAGEKKRRLTVEQVRTLEKNFELGNKLEPERKMQLARALGMQPRQVAIWFQNRRARWKTKQLEKDYDVLKRHFEVIKSENEALKAHNNQLQAEIMALKGREPSDLINLNKDTEGSCSNRSENSSEINLDISRQSVDKSPLHPHQSSNFFQPVRPGDMDHIFQSSSRPETQCPKLENGGHEGTLSNLLCSMEDQSAFWSWSDHHSFH